In the genome of Pelobacter seleniigenes DSM 18267, one region contains:
- a CDS encoding acyclic terpene utilization AtuA family protein, with amino-acid sequence MALKQGKTVVIGSGAGYSGDRIEPAEELVRSGKLDYISFECLAERTIALAQLKKSKDPLAGYDPLLVERMERILPLCYQNKVKLITNMGAANPLAALNKTLEIARKHNLKGLKIAAVYGDDVATLVKQLDPVLLETEQPLSQSISEVVSANTYLGVESILPALQQGADVIITGRVSDPALFLAPLVHEFGWDLQDWTMLGKGTVIGHLLECAGQITGGYYAEPGKKDVPDFARLGFPYMEVKSNGDAVVTKLASAGGRVDPSTCKEQIVYEIHDPSKYLTPDVTADFSKVHFEQVGPDRVKIGGGDGAPRPEQLKVSIGYHGGYIGEGSIGYAGPGAVARAQLAAETVKERLAIIGAQYSELRCDLVGVNALHRESSDLDNFEPYEVLLRVAAKTATLKDAALIGREVETLYTNGPAGGGGATKGTREIIAVMSAFIPREAVTPQLAIKEVE; translated from the coding sequence ATGGCTTTGAAACAAGGGAAAACCGTGGTCATCGGTTCCGGGGCGGGTTATTCGGGAGACCGGATTGAGCCAGCCGAGGAACTGGTGCGCAGCGGCAAGTTGGACTACATCAGTTTTGAGTGCCTGGCAGAGCGAACCATTGCCCTGGCGCAACTGAAAAAGAGTAAAGATCCATTGGCCGGTTACGATCCGCTGCTGGTCGAGCGGATGGAGCGGATTCTGCCACTCTGTTATCAGAACAAGGTGAAGCTGATTACCAATATGGGGGCTGCCAATCCTCTGGCTGCCCTTAACAAGACCCTGGAGATCGCCCGTAAGCACAACCTCAAGGGGCTTAAGATCGCCGCGGTCTATGGGGATGATGTGGCAACTCTGGTCAAACAGCTTGACCCGGTATTGCTGGAGACGGAACAGCCGCTGAGTCAATCGATCAGTGAAGTGGTGTCAGCGAATACCTACCTCGGGGTGGAGAGCATTCTGCCGGCGCTGCAGCAGGGGGCGGACGTCATTATCACCGGCCGGGTATCGGATCCCGCCCTGTTCCTGGCCCCGCTGGTCCATGAGTTCGGTTGGGATCTGCAGGACTGGACCATGCTCGGGAAGGGGACGGTGATCGGCCATCTCCTGGAGTGCGCCGGGCAGATCACCGGCGGTTACTATGCGGAGCCAGGGAAAAAAGATGTGCCGGATTTTGCCCGGTTGGGGTTCCCGTACATGGAAGTTAAGAGCAACGGTGATGCCGTGGTGACCAAATTGGCTTCAGCCGGTGGTCGGGTGGATCCCTCGACCTGTAAGGAACAGATCGTTTATGAGATCCATGATCCGAGTAAATACCTGACCCCGGATGTGACGGCGGATTTTTCCAAGGTTCATTTCGAACAGGTTGGCCCCGATCGGGTCAAGATTGGCGGTGGGGATGGGGCTCCGCGGCCTGAACAATTGAAGGTCAGTATCGGCTATCACGGCGGTTACATCGGTGAAGGGAGTATCGGCTATGCCGGACCCGGTGCGGTTGCCCGGGCGCAGTTGGCCGCCGAGACCGTCAAGGAAAGGCTGGCCATTATCGGTGCACAATACTCTGAATTGCGCTGTGATCTGGTGGGAGTGAATGCCCTGCACCGGGAGAGTTCGGACCTGGATAACTTTGAACCTTACGAGGTGCTGCTGCGGGTGGCGGCGAAGACCGCAACCTTGAAGGACGCGGCTCTGATCGGCCGGGAAGTGGAAACCCTTTACACCAACGGGCCTGCCGGCGGCGGTGGCGCGACCAAGGGAACCCGTGAAATTATCGCCGTCATGTCGGCGTTCATTCCCCGCGAGGCAGTGACCCCGCAGCTGGCAATCAAGGAGGTCGAATAA
- a CDS encoding CitMHS family transporter yields the protein MLAFWGFCIIAVLLFLVMTKRTSVLVALVGVPIIFGLLAGLGPDLGKHMLAGLKGVAPTGIMLTFAILYFSVMNDAGMFDPIIKGIVRFGGQDPVKITIGTALIAMVAHLDGSGASTFLVCIPAMLPIYDRLQIDRKVLACIAALGAGTMNVVPWGGPTLRAATSLHLEMKDLFNPVIPAFFAGLICVLGISYWLGKGEKKRLGNLPADVKVQIDAHLIDGDSGLKRPKLVWFNIILTIAAIVCLIKGILPLPAVFVVGLAIALIVNYPNVKIQQDRITAHGQAAILMISIIFAAGIFTGIMKGSGMIKDLAEALVSFIPHGIGGHLPVLTGITSMPASLLFDPDSYYFGVLPVLASAAEAFHVPGVEVARAAILGQMTTGFPVSPLTASTFLLIGLAGVDLGDHQKKTIPLAFLVTLVMVVVAVISGAIRL from the coding sequence ATGTTGGCGTTCTGGGGTTTCTGCATTATTGCAGTACTGCTTTTTCTGGTGATGACCAAGCGCACATCTGTGCTGGTCGCTTTAGTCGGGGTGCCGATTATCTTCGGCCTGCTCGCCGGGTTGGGCCCGGATCTCGGCAAACACATGCTGGCCGGCTTGAAGGGGGTTGCGCCGACCGGGATCATGCTGACCTTTGCCATTCTTTATTTCAGTGTCATGAATGATGCGGGCATGTTTGACCCGATCATCAAGGGGATTGTCCGTTTCGGCGGGCAGGATCCGGTCAAAATCACCATTGGGACCGCCCTGATTGCCATGGTTGCGCATCTGGATGGCTCCGGCGCTTCCACCTTTCTGGTCTGCATCCCGGCCATGCTGCCGATTTACGATCGCCTGCAGATCGATCGCAAGGTGCTGGCCTGCATCGCGGCCCTCGGTGCCGGAACCATGAATGTGGTTCCCTGGGGTGGGCCGACACTGCGCGCAGCAACGTCCCTCCATTTGGAGATGAAGGATCTGTTCAACCCCGTCATCCCGGCTTTTTTCGCCGGTCTTATCTGTGTCCTGGGGATCAGCTACTGGCTCGGCAAAGGGGAAAAGAAACGCCTTGGGAATTTACCTGCCGACGTCAAAGTGCAGATTGACGCGCACCTGATTGACGGTGATTCAGGGTTGAAGCGCCCCAAACTGGTCTGGTTCAATATCATTCTGACCATTGCCGCCATCGTTTGCCTGATCAAGGGAATTCTGCCACTGCCCGCCGTGTTCGTGGTTGGCCTGGCCATCGCCCTGATTGTCAATTATCCGAATGTGAAAATCCAGCAGGACCGCATCACTGCCCATGGGCAGGCCGCAATTCTCATGATCTCGATCATTTTTGCCGCGGGGATTTTTACCGGGATCATGAAAGGCTCAGGCATGATCAAAGACCTGGCCGAAGCGTTGGTGTCTTTTATCCCCCATGGCATTGGTGGGCATCTGCCGGTTTTGACCGGGATTACTTCCATGCCGGCGAGTCTGCTGTTCGATCCCGATTCTTATTACTTTGGCGTTTTGCCGGTGCTGGCATCGGCGGCCGAAGCTTTTCATGTTCCCGGTGTTGAGGTGGCCCGGGCTGCAATTCTGGGCCAGATGACCACCGGTTTCCCGGTTAGCCCGTTGACGGCGTCGACCTTTCTGTTGATCGGTCTGGCCGGTGTCGACCTTGGCGACCATCAGAAAAAGACCATTCCGTTGGCCTTCCTGGTCACTCTGGTCATGGTCGTGGTTGCGGTCATCAGCGGAGCGATCCGGCTTTAG
- a CDS encoding AtuA-related protein, translated as MAIVKLWEIAHARTGDKGDTSNISLIPYDERHYDLLKEKVTAEVVKNHFAKVAHGEVVRYEMPAIASFNFVLRKALCGGVTSSLALDTHGKSLSSALLNLEIDMP; from the coding sequence ATGGCCATTGTCAAACTTTGGGAAATTGCCCATGCCAGAACCGGCGACAAGGGGGATACCTCAAATATTTCGCTGATTCCCTATGATGAACGGCATTATGACCTGCTCAAGGAGAAGGTGACTGCTGAAGTGGTCAAAAACCATTTCGCGAAAGTCGCTCATGGTGAGGTGGTCCGCTACGAAATGCCCGCGATTGCCAGTTTCAATTTTGTGCTGCGCAAAGCACTGTGCGGCGGGGTGACGTCATCGCTGGCCCTCGATACCCATGGCAAGTCGTTGAGTTCGGCTTTGCTGAATCTTGAAATCGACATGCCCTGA